In the genome of Novosphingobium aureum, the window CTTCGCCAGCACTGGAATCCGGGCCAGACCTTTTTCGACCGGCTCACGAAGACGAGCCTTCTCGCGATCCTGGCCGACGAATGCGGCGAGGATGCCGCCGCGAATTGCGCCAAGATGAAGAAGGGCGATCTTGCCGTTGCCGTCAACGAGCGGCTTCCTGTTGGCTGGTTGCCCGAACCGGCGCGCCGCTTTACACCTCTTCCCGAGCAGGCCACGGACGAAGGCGAAATGTCCGAGGTTGCTTGATGTGCTGGCCGGTGGAGCGTGTCGCTCCACCGGCCTCCCTTTCGATGAGGAAGCTGCGCGTTCGGCTCCTTGCTCGCCGCACTTGCACCGGTGCAATTGTAGTCATACCCGGCTTCCATGTCGCTGTCGGAGCCCAGCTTTCTTGATGCGCGTTGTAGGGAAATCGGCGCCTTTCTCCATAGAAGGGCAGGGCGCCATGCCGGTTCAGCAGCGTCGTTTAAACGCTCTCGCTGCTGGGTGAACGGTCGTTCCGATAGGTCGTCAGAGGGTAGGCTTCCCAACAGCTATCACAGTGCGCCTGGGGACATCCTCGTCCTGATCAGAATCCTGAACCGAGTGAGAGCGAAGCTCTGGGTATAATGGGAAAGTCCATCTTCGCGGGTGCTGTCCGACGCATCTGGTGTCCGGCCCTTGCTATGCGGGATGGGCTTCGCCCCAAGCAGAAAGCCGCTGCGATGCCGCTACGGTTTCCACGACGTGGACCCTCCGTCTTTCAACTTGCCCGCGCATGGTCCGGCCCCCGTTCCGGCGATGCGTCAGCAACCCTTTGAAGAAGGACAGGACCCATGCAAAATATCGCAGAGTTTCGGATCATCGGCCGCGTCGGGAAAATCGAGATCAAGGACAAGGTCGCCTTCCTCGACATCGCGGCAAACTACAGCCGCAAGGTCGGCGAGGAATGGGAAGACGATCCGCACTGGAACCGCGTAACCCTATTTGGGAAGAACGCCGAGCGTGCCGATCGGATCGGCAAGGGCGATCTTCTCCATATTGCCGGCCGGGTACGGCAGTGCAGTTACCAGCGCGATGACGGCGAGCGGGTCTTTAACGTCGACCTCATCGTCGAGCGGTTCGCCACTTTGCTGTGCAGCGAGAACGCGCGCGGGGGTGGCTAGAGCGCATTCGTTCGTTCCCGAAGGATCGAAGGCGGTGCAACAGCGCCGCCTTCGTCGTTTTGCACGGCAAGCATGCAGCTCACTCCAGGCCTGACTGAGCCAGCGTTGATCAGGCTGACGTCGGAGGTTCGAGTTCGGCGAGCTTGTGCGCGATCTCTGCAGCTTCATGCGTTGCGATGGCCTTGGCAATCGCGCGCGCATCGGCCTTTTCCATGGCCGATATCTTTACGCGCCCCAGGGCCGCGAACAACGTGTCGCGCCCGGCGTCGCGGGCAGCCTCCTGAGCTTCCCTGGCTTGTTGGTCGAGCGCGGCGAGTTCGGAGCGCAGCGCCGCCCGGCGGTTCTCGATAGCGGCGAGCGAGGATATTTTTCGGGCGGGTTTCGGCATGAAAACGGCTCCGTGAAGTGCGAGGATGAGCGCGGATTCTGTCGGATGCCGCGCGTGCTCGCTAGATGCGCTGGCCGCGAAATGCGATGAGTGGAGTCTGTGCACAGACAGCGCGCAGATTGGAGGAAGGCTGCATCTTGTTGACTGGGCAATGTGCTTTAGAATGCAGACAATTCCTCCTTCCACGTTTCTTGACCTGTTCGGTTTCGGCGGTGGTCCAAGAGGCGAAATTTGGGTTCGGATAGGGATGGCAGGATATGTCAATTGGCACCAATGTAAACATTTGGTGTTTGGCACCGCTGCACGGGGCTTTTGGTTCATGATCGTAAGTACGCGCATGTCTGACGAGCTGGTGGCCGAGATCGATCGTCTCGCCATCGCCCAAGGGCAGAGCCGTGCATCGTGGATCGCCAGCACCCTGCAGCGCGCGGCGCTGTCATTGCAGAACGACAACCTGCCCGTGACCGAGGTGCAGGGCAGGGGCCATCCCGACGATTATGTGCGCGTCACTGTCCGCCTCCATCGCCACGAGATCGAGGCGATCGAAGATGTGGCCGGGCCGTTGCACCTCACCCGAAACGAATGGATCAAGCGCACCTTGCGTTGGGCGCTTTGGGACAAGGCAGGGGCGCTCCGGCTTGCGCCCGTGAGCCAGAGTGAGCTTGGCAAGCTGCGCAAGCAGATCCTCGCGATCGGCCGAAACATCAACCAGGCGGTGCACGCGATGAACGCGGCAAACCAGCCTGAAAGCCGCCTCGAATTGCATCGCGTGGCCGCGCAGTTTCTCGAAACATGCGCCGACCTGAAGGCGCTGGTGTTCAAGACCCGGCGCGAGCTTTCCTCCTATGTGGGCGGCGAAGTCGGATATTGGATCGAGGCTCACAAGGCGCAAGACGAGGGCGGAGAGGGGTGAGTTTTCGCTTCACACCCGGCACGCTCGACAGTCTCGCGGGCGTCTATGCTCCGCCCAAAAAGCGCAAGCCTGGAAGCAGCGGTGGGAAGGCGTCATCTCCAAAAGCGGGTGGAACGCTCCTTGCCTTCGCGGTCTCCTCGATGCTTCCTTCCCCGTCCAAACCGAGGAGCGTGAACTGGCCCAGCGCACAGGCCAAGCATGCTTTTGGTGGCAGTACCTCGGCGTCGGCTACTGGCCGCGCGATCCGTACTATGGAGCGTACGGCCCGGCGCGCGCCGGAGGTTGTGGTGCGCGTCACCGGGCGCCAGCATGGTGGGGGGCATGTTCTTGCGAATTTCTCCTACATCAGCCGTTTGGGGCATGGCGAGGACATCCAGGTGCCTCTCTACACGAGCGATGGCGACGTCCTTCGGGATGGACATGACATGCGCATTCTTGCCCAGGACTGGCAGGAGTGGGAAGTTGGAGGCGATGATCGGCGCAAGGGTGCGACCTCGATTTCGATGGTTCTTTCGATGCCGGCAGCGACCGAACCCGAGGCGCTGAAGGCGTCGGTGCTCGATTTCGCGCGCGAGGAATTTGCCAATCGCTCCTGGGTTGCCGCTCTCCACGTCGACCGCGATCACCCGCATGTTCACCTGACAATTGCACGTCGCGATCATGATGGGCGGCGCTTCCATCCGAACCGTGATGACCTCTTTCGGTATCGTCAGCGGTTCGCCCAAAAGCTGCGTGATCGCGGAATTGAGGCGAACGCGACGCCGGCACGCGCGCGCGGGATCGATCCTACGCACGAGCCCATTGCGGCGAAGAAGATGCGCGAAAAGGGGCAGGTGCCGCGGATCGACAAGAGCCGTGCCGAACGGGCGCTGGCGTTCCGTGAGAGAGGCGTCCCTGATCCGGTGAAGCAGGCCCTGGCCGATCGCCACGCAACGGTTTTGCAAACCTACGCCAAGTCGATCATGGAGTTGGCTTCGTCTCCCTCGCTGTCCGACCAGGTAACGGCGCAGACGCTATCCAAGTTCATCGAGACGATGCCGGAGCCCGAAAGCAATTCGGAGCGGGCGGCGCGGCTCAGGCTTGAAGCAGAGCGTGGGTCGC includes:
- a CDS encoding single-stranded DNA-binding protein — translated: MQNIAEFRIIGRVGKIEIKDKVAFLDIAANYSRKVGEEWEDDPHWNRVTLFGKNAERADRIGKGDLLHIAGRVRQCSYQRDDGERVFNVDLIVERFATLLCSENARGGG
- a CDS encoding relaxase/mobilization nuclease domain-containing protein, translated to MSFRFTPGTLDSLAGVYAPPKKRKPGSSGGKASSPKAGGTLLAFAVSSMLPSPSKPRSVNWPSAQAKHAFGGSTSASATGRAIRTMERTARRAPEVVVRVTGRQHGGGHVLANFSYISRLGHGEDIQVPLYTSDGDVLRDGHDMRILAQDWQEWEVGGDDRRKGATSISMVLSMPAATEPEALKASVLDFAREEFANRSWVAALHVDRDHPHVHLTIARRDHDGRRFHPNRDDLFRYRQRFAQKLRDRGIEANATPARARGIDPTHEPIAAKKMREKGQVPRIDKSRAERALAFRERGVPDPVKQALADRHATVLQTYAKSIMELASSPSLSDQVTAQTLSKFIETMPEPESNSERAARLRLEAERGSRPIDDRDPIARALAKYQQRSLGAQESEQAEAGVRPSDKPSGNALDDGVSDRLKAFIEKAGEDKSGGAVDRADDILRRVRERDLERQQRDIDRSKDRGGPQR